Proteins encoded by one window of Microplitis mediator isolate UGA2020A chromosome 1, iyMicMedi2.1, whole genome shotgun sequence:
- the LOC130678330 gene encoding AT-rich interactive domain-containing protein 2 isoform X2 has product MAKILNKDPVTYERERLSFLKELHHFHETRGTGFKKYPKISGNEIDLYLLYLLVTAHGGWIKVNTRNEWSSLCEQFHLPNGCVNSGVGLKQIYLRYLDRYEKVHFLGEDGQQADDDDEDSRHRKWSARSLHSVPLTYNHHQHNVAESLREYNGLSSNLYKPSNYDKLALSLLSPLPNEQDFAINVCTLLSNEGKHTLRLDKYPRLINILLAHAGVFDSPGTRHLFIEVYSRVRNYSINSFWSDVLDSPQVLDLTDERTFMKKPSTTCLNTFSRRKILDKNKKDKDKVQDRDKDPDKIKDKNQDKDKDKVQDKERVNGDDSMEVDPPSLPSTLECPRLASVTTLSSLSTISSYLDDNCYDQNQNSIIKFEDEDRDLFCMGRTLGTQDPYGQRVLQIASILRNLSFTPENAAVLGKNRCFLRFVLLCVRARWSNLHQLGFDILGNISGEIELKEIGERLTEGIITCIVRGIDSTDRFVVISCLEVLNKISQHDSNEELVTFGLDDEVFELICRFLALSDIALLVYTLECLYALTSLGERPCTSLARVRGAIDTLVALVTVEAQSYGPKACILMRVVETVSTLASSSASQSQSTTSTATTTAVQATQPVTTPAVTTTVATPIPAPVVSPATSRPTTPATPAVKVATNKAIEAANSLQQQHAHQQIIQENEQFALGWLRATFELAPGVKIEQEELYKKYLSSCTKIGRRGVIAPLHFPRCVRSVFGGTIGPNPLKGENTSTQYYDGIRVRATPAPITYPSQSSSPAPVTSSSTPAAAAKVLQIQQRTVTKSPAPDSTAPDTNSSKTITTNSTVQPPASPILKAHLSAPPKPTPNATINQPQIIAKVDSKSQVSVTHPHLSQALLASGSQPQQQQQQQNQHQPQLQPQLQTQVQAQVQTQVQTQSQSQQLIQVVTKDERGTTSSSIIKSLLATKVTVSGDCMPSAAATCVSTSNACVTNTTSIPTTISANQLTNNQVAQRQQQQRLLQQQMATPTTSTATTPSTVVLKTPGKQRANKKVQRLNGTKIVTNNCEKMEVNDETVTSSTSVIVVSTMADNHITQKVCRPPITPKFLNQKTYTPPVTEDSDSTNNSLASSSGIGSRDCSGAAEENSITSFEGILQNGATDLDQDSSSKESSVSSRGKQNMMLADLLERKVDKETLVNGVLNRNSLEKISGFDNHVKKLKESPDDIKDKDVKIKVECEESGMSINDDTMIEAPRIKRSASDADENSVKKVKYSNGTSTWPETDSATVESTVSSIKSEDDDKEEKLTVSSTAANLYAALAADIIEDETDLEEPVKEEPRFPEQLVQQQVHVQVPQQQIQPQQLMIAAPRQIVVQANNQVLGNLIPGQMKTRTTQPQVLLQQSAGGQLQYVVSGGVPGQNYVLAQSQTALVQGQAQTVLVAQTTQQQGTGAKTIIILQPQAAQGGGHQKVVAMTPQGQQVVVTQMPRPILQSSGISNVPPPLVPTSATIQNSIIVNTSIVTQSNPNTVTVTIPAMTQQCPVTSSLPSRVVTPTPASTPPPTRPTTPHQAAVTNVKLKNKITTSTCTASGNEDKPSTSQSNLADKVVIKLDPNSFLCEWRGCLKQFKTAHEVYMHGCETHCPTDAEEVVCLWASCDGLKRRRFSLMTHLYDKHCNPERMAFLRKKNLAANGKAEISTSTATPTAAASAAATASHPGYAPNAALHAIKRHALEFINPKELMDDNEGPVTKSIRLTAALILRNLVIYSAHGRRHLRAYEPHLAGVALSNVESSRTIAQVLYDMNEQSNGSNR; this is encoded by the exons atgGCGAAAATCCTAAATAAGGACCCGGTTACCTATGAGAGGGAAAGACTGTCGTTTCTTAAAGAACTTCATCATTTTCACGAGACCAGAgg gaccgggtttaaaaaatatccgaAAATTAGCGGCAATGAGATTGatctttatttactttatctaCTTGTTACTGCACATGGTGGCTGGATTAAg GTGAATACCAGAAACGAGTGGTCGAGTCTCTGCGAGCAGTTTCATCTGCCCAACGGCTGTGTTAATAGTGGAGTCGGACTCAAGCAAATATATTTACG GTATTTAGATAGGTATGAAAAAGTCCACTTTCTGGGCGAAGATGGACAGCAGGCTGATGACGATGACGAGGATTCGAGACATCGGAAATGGTCGGCGAGATCACTGCACTCTGTTCCGCTTACTTATAACCATCATCAGCACAATGTTGCAG aaTCACTCCGTGAATACAACGGCCTGTCATCGAACCTCTACAAGCCCTCAAATTACGACAAACTGGCCCTGTCTCTCCTCTCGCCTCTCCCTAACGAGCAGGACTTTGCAATAAACGTCTGCACGCTGCTCTCCAACGAGGGCAAGCACACCCTGCGCCTCGACAAGTATCCCCGGCTGATCAACATCCTGTTAGCCCACGCCGGAGTCTTCGACTCTCCCGGAACGCGGCACCTCTTCATCGAAGTCTACTCACGCGTCCGCAACTACTCGATCAACTCCTTCTGGTCCGACGTCCTCGACTCTCCCCAGGTCCTGGACCTCACCGACGAGCGGACTTTCATGAAGAAGCCCAGCACCACTTGTCTCAACACCTTCTCCCGGCGCAAGATCCTCGACAAGAACAAAAAAGACAAAGACAAGGTCCAGGATCGGGACAAGGACCCAGACAAGATCAAGGACAAGAACCAGGACAAAGATAAAGACAAAGTCCAGGACAAGGAACGCGTCAACGGCGACGACTCCATGGAAGTCGATCCCCCGTCATTGCCATCGACCCTAGAGTGTCCAAGACTTGCCTCAGTAACGACATTGTCGTCCCTGTCGACGATCTCCAGTTACCTGGACGACAACTGCTACGACCAGAATCAAAATTCGATAATTAAATTCGAGGACGAGGACCGGGACTTGTTCTGCATGGGCCGCACCCTGGGTACTCAAGATCCCTACGGACAGCGAGTCCTGCAGATCGCCTCCATCCTCAGGAACTTGAGTTTCACTCCCGAAAATGCTGCGGTCTTAGGAAAAAATCGATGTTTTTTAAGATTTGTGCTGTTGTGTGTGCGCGCGAGGTGGAGTAATTTGCACCAGCTTGGATTCGACATCCTGGGTAACATTTCCGGTGAAATCGAACTCAAAGAAATCGGTGAGCGGCTCACAGAAGGAATAATCACGTGCATTGTAAGGGGAATCGATTCGACGGATCGATTTGTGGTGATCTCGTGTCTGGAAGTTCTCAATAAAATTAGCCAGCATGACAGCAACGAGGAACTGGTGACGTTTGGTCTAGATGACGAGGTCTTTGAATTGATCTGCCGATTTCTGGCACTGAGTGACATCGCGCTGCTGGTTTACACTCTCGAGTGCTTGTACGCGCTGACGTCACTGGGAGAGAGACCGTGCACTAGCTTAGCGAGGGTACGAGGTGCTATTGACACCCTGGTGGCTTTGGTGACGGTCGAGGCCCAAAGCTACGGGCCCAAGGCCTGCATACTGATGCGGGTTGTGGAAACTGTGAGTACTTTGGCGTCTTCAAGCGCGAGTCAGAGCCAGAGCACGACGAGCACTGCGACGACCACTGCAGTCCAGGCCACTCAGCCTGTGACCACTCCTGCTGTGACCACGACGGTGGCCACTCCGATCCCGGCTCCGGTTGTCAGCCCGGCGACCTCGAGACCCACGACTCCGGCTACGCCTGCGGTTAAAGTTGCGACTAATAAAGCTATCGAGGCTGCTAATTCACTGCAGCAGCAGCATGCGCATCAGCAGATTATCCAGGAGAATGAACAGTTTGCTCTGGGGTGGCTCAGGGCGACCTTTGAACTCGCGCCGGGAGTCAAGATTGAGCAGGAGGAATtgtataaaaagtatttgagtTCTTGTACCAAAATTGGACGACGTGGTGTTATTGCGCCGTTACATTTTCCACGATGTGTGag atccgTATTCGGCGGAACGATCGGCCCGAACCCACTGAAGGGAGAGAACACCAGCACGCAGTACTACGACGGTATCCGGGTCCGCGCGACCCCAGCTCCCATCACATATCCAAGCCAGTCGTCGTCACCCGCTCCAGTGACATCCTCATCAAcaccagcagcagcagcaaagGTGCTACAAATACAACAGCGTACAGTCACTAAAAGTCCTGCACCCGACAGCACGGCCCCCGATACCAACTCATCCAAGACAATTACCACCAACTCCACCGTCCAGCCACCCGCGTCTCCCATTTTAAAGGCCCACTTGTCAGCCCCACCGAAACCGACACCCAACGCGACTATCAACCAACCCCAGATTATTGCAAAGGTTGATTCAAAAAGTCAG GTGTCAGTCACTCATCCCCACCTGAGCCAGGCTTTACTCGCCAGCGGTTCCCAGcctcagcagcagcagcagcagcaaaaCCAACACCAGCCTCAACTTCAACCCCAACTGCAGACTCAGGTTCAGGCTCAGGTTCAGACTCAGGTTCAGACTCAGAGTCAAAGTCAGCAACTGATCCAGGTGGTGACGAAAGACGAACGCGGTACCACGTCaagttcaataataaaaagccTATTGGCTACAAAGGTAACGGTCAGCGGCGACTGCATGCCCAGCGCCGCTGCAACCTGTGTGTCTACTTCGAATGCCTGTGTAACAAATACTACTAGCATCCCAACAACCATCAGTGCCAACCAGCTAACAAACAACCAG GTCGCTCAGAGGCAACAACAGCAAAGATTGCTTCAGCAACAGATGGCGACACCGACTACTTCCACTGCAACAACGCCCTCTACGGTTGTTCTGAAAACTCCTGGGAAACAAAGGGCGAACAAAAAAGTCCAGCGGCTCAATGGAACAAAGATTGTTACTAATAATTGCGAGAAG atGGAAGTCAACGACGAAACCGTGACATCCAGCACCTCAGTGATCGTAGTGTCAACAATGGCCGATAATCATATCACCCAAAAAGTTTGCCGACCTCCGATAACCCCCAAGTTCTTGAATCAAAAAACTTACACCCCGCCCGTGACCGAGGACTCGGATTCCACCAACAATTCGCTGGCATCCAGCAGCGGAATCGGGAGCCGCGACTGTTCCGGTGCCGCCGAAGAGAATTCGATCACCAGCTTCGAAGGTATTTTACAAAACGGCGCCACCGACCTGGACCAGGACAGCAGCTCCAAGGAGTCCAGTGTAAGTTCCCGCGGGAAACAAAATATGATGCTAGCAGATTTACTGGAGCGTAAAGTCGACAAAGAGACTCTGGTCAACGGAGTCCTGAATAGAAActcattagaaaaaataagcggatttgataatcatgttaagaaattaaaagaatCTCCAGATGATATTAAAGACAAGGATGTCAAGATAAAAGTCGAGTGTGAAGAGTCCGGGATGTCAATTAACGACGATACCATGATAGAGGCGCCGCGTATCAAGAGATCCGCCAGCGACGCTGATGAAAATTCTGTTAAGAAGGTCAAGTATTCCAACGGAACCAGCACTTGGCCAGAGACAGACAGCGCCACTGTCGAGTCCACAGTCTCGTCGATAAAGTCTGAGGACGAtgataaagaagaaaaattaactgtTTCATCGACTGCCGCTAACTTGTACGCGGCCCTAGCGGCAGACATCATCGAAGACGAGACAGACCTCGAGGAACCAGTGAAAGAAGAGCCCAGATTTCCTGAACAACTGGTCCAGCAGCAGGTCCACGTCCAGGTTCCTCAGCAGCAGATCCAGCCCCAGCAGCTGATGATCGCAGCGCCCAGACAAATCGTCGTCCAGGCGAACAATCAAGTCCTGGGTAACCTGATCCCCGGGCAGATGAAGACCCGGACCACGCAGCCTCAGGTTCTGTTGCAGCAAAGTGCCGGTGGTCAGCTGCAGTACGTAGTCTCTGGTGGTGTCCCAGGTCAGAATTACGTGCTGGCGCAGTCGCAGACGGCTTTGGTCCAGGGTCAGGCCCAGACGGTTCTCGTTGCGCAGACGACCCAGCAGCAGGGGACTGGTGCCAAGACGATAATTATTCTCCAGCCCCAGGCTGCTCAGGGTGGAGGCCATCAGAAAGTCGTGGCCATGACCCCGCAGGGACAGCAAGTCGTTGTGACCCAGATGCCTCGGCCGATATTACAGAGCTCGGGTATCAGCAACGTCCCGCCTCCTTTAGTACCGACCTCTGCTACGATACAGAACTCGATTATCGTCAACACTTCGATTGTTACGCAGAGTAATCCCAATACTGTCACTGTAACTATTCCTGCCATGACGCAACAGTGTCCTGTTACCAGCAGTCTACCGTCCAGGGTCGTCACTCCCACGCCTGCGTCGACTCCGCCGCCTACTAGACCCACGACCCCCCATCAGGCCGCGGTCACGAACGTCAAACTGAAGAACAAAATAACGACGTCAACTTGCACTGCTAGTGGAAATGAAGACAAACCCTCGACCAGTCAGAGCAACCTGGCGGACAAAGTGGTCATCAAGTTGGACCCCAATTCGTTTCTGTGCGAGTGGAGGGGATGCTTGAAGCAATTCAAGACTGCGCATGAAGTTTATATGCATGGCTGTGAAACTCATTGTCCGACGGATGCTGAGGAAGTCGTTTGTCTATGGGCCAGCTGCGATGGCTTGAAGAGGCGGAGGTTCTCTTTGATGACTCATCTTTATGACAAGCATTGCAATCCGGaa cgCATGGCGTTTttgagaaagaaaaatttagcAGCAAATGGTAAAGCAGAAATATCGACGTCAACAGCAACACCTACGGCGGCAGCATCTGCAGCAGCGACGGCTTCACATCCAGGATACGCGCCCAATGCTGCGCTCCACGCGATAAAACGTCACGCTCTTGAGTTCATAAATCCCAAGGAATTgatg GATGACAATGAGGGTCCAGTTACTAAAAGTATTCGCCTAACGGCAGCTCTAATTCTCAGAAACCTAGTCATATATTCAGCACATGGTCGAAG GCATCTCAGAGCGTACGAGCCGCACCTGGCAGGTGTCGCCCTCTCCAACGTCGAGTCATCTCGAACAATAGCCCAAGTTCTCTACGACATGAATGAACAAAGTAATGGCAGTAATAGGTGa
- the LOC130678330 gene encoding AT-rich interactive domain-containing protein 2 isoform X5: protein MAKILNKDPVTYERERLSFLKELHHFHETRGTGFKKYPKISGNEIDLYLLYLLVTAHGGWIKVNTRNEWSSLCEQFHLPNGCVNSGVGLKQIYLRYLDRYEKVHFLGEDGQQADDDDEDSRHRKWSARSLHSVPLTYNHHQHNVAESLREYNGLSSNLYKPSNYDKLALSLLSPLPNEQDFAINVCTLLSNEGKHTLRLDKYPRLINILLAHAGVFDSPGTRHLFIEVYSRVRNYSINSFWSDVLDSPQVLDLTDERTFMKKPSTTCLNTFSRRKILDKNKKDKDKVQDRDKDPDKIKDKNQDKDKDKVQDKERVNGDDSMEVDPPSLPSTLECPRLASVTTLSSLSTISSYLDDNCYDQNQNSIIKFEDEDRDLFCMGRTLGTQDPYGQRVLQIASILRNLSFTPENAAVLGKNRCFLRFVLLCVRARWSNLHQLGFDILGNISGEIELKEIGERLTEGIITCIVRGIDSTDRFVVISCLEVLNKISQHDSNEELVTFGLDDEVFELICRFLALSDIALLVYTLECLYALTSLGERPCTSLARVRGAIDTLVALVTVEAQSYGPKACILMRVVETVSTLASSSASQSQSTTSTATTTAVQATQPVTTPAVTTTVATPIPAPVVSPATSRPTTPATPAVKVATNKAIEAANSLQQQHAHQQIIQENEQFALGWLRATFELAPGVKIEQEELYKKYLSSCTKIGRRGVIAPLHFPRCVRSVFGGTIGPNPLKGENTSTQYYDGIRVRATPAPITYPSQSSSPAPVTSSSTPAAAAKVLQIQQRTVTKSPAPDSTAPDTNSSKTITTNSTVQPPASPILKAHLSAPPKPTPNATINQPQIIAKVDSKSQVSVTHPHLSQALLASGSQPQQQQQQQNQHQPQLQPQLQTQVQAQVQTQVQTQSQSQQLIQVVTKDERGTTSSSIIKSLLATKVAQRQQQQRLLQQQMATPTTSTATTPSTVVLKTPGKQRANKKVQRLNGTKIVTNNCEKMEVNDETVTSSTSVIVVSTMADNHITQKVCRPPITPKFLNQKTYTPPVTEDSDSTNNSLASSSGIGSRDCSGAAEENSITSFEGILQNGATDLDQDSSSKESSVSSRGKQNMMLADLLERKVDKETLVNGVLNRNSLEKISGFDNHVKKLKESPDDIKDKDVKIKVECEESGMSINDDTMIEAPRIKRSASDADENSVKKVKYSNGTSTWPETDSATVESTVSSIKSEDDDKEEKLTVSSTAANLYAALAADIIEDETDLEEPVKEEPRFPEQLVQQQVHVQVPQQQIQPQQLMIAAPRQIVVQANNQVLGNLIPGQMKTRTTQPQVLLQQSAGGQLQYVVSGGVPGQNYVLAQSQTALVQGQAQTVLVAQTTQQQGTGAKTIIILQPQAAQGGGHQKVVAMTPQGQQVVVTQMPRPILQSSGISNVPPPLVPTSATIQNSIIVNTSIVTQSNPNTVTVTIPAMTQQCPVTSSLPSRVVTPTPASTPPPTRPTTPHQAAVTNVKLKNKITTSTCTASGNEDKPSTSQSNLADKVVIKLDPNSFLCEWRGCLKQFKTAHEVYMHGCETHCPTDAEEVVCLWASCDGLKRRRFSLMTHLYDKHCNPERMAFLRKKNLAANGKAEISTSTATPTAAASAAATASHPGYAPNAALHAIKRHALEFINPKELMDDNEGPVTKSIRLTAALILRNLVIYSAHGRRHLRAYEPHLAGVALSNVESSRTIAQVLYDMNEQSNGSNR, encoded by the exons atgGCGAAAATCCTAAATAAGGACCCGGTTACCTATGAGAGGGAAAGACTGTCGTTTCTTAAAGAACTTCATCATTTTCACGAGACCAGAgg gaccgggtttaaaaaatatccgaAAATTAGCGGCAATGAGATTGatctttatttactttatctaCTTGTTACTGCACATGGTGGCTGGATTAAg GTGAATACCAGAAACGAGTGGTCGAGTCTCTGCGAGCAGTTTCATCTGCCCAACGGCTGTGTTAATAGTGGAGTCGGACTCAAGCAAATATATTTACG GTATTTAGATAGGTATGAAAAAGTCCACTTTCTGGGCGAAGATGGACAGCAGGCTGATGACGATGACGAGGATTCGAGACATCGGAAATGGTCGGCGAGATCACTGCACTCTGTTCCGCTTACTTATAACCATCATCAGCACAATGTTGCAG aaTCACTCCGTGAATACAACGGCCTGTCATCGAACCTCTACAAGCCCTCAAATTACGACAAACTGGCCCTGTCTCTCCTCTCGCCTCTCCCTAACGAGCAGGACTTTGCAATAAACGTCTGCACGCTGCTCTCCAACGAGGGCAAGCACACCCTGCGCCTCGACAAGTATCCCCGGCTGATCAACATCCTGTTAGCCCACGCCGGAGTCTTCGACTCTCCCGGAACGCGGCACCTCTTCATCGAAGTCTACTCACGCGTCCGCAACTACTCGATCAACTCCTTCTGGTCCGACGTCCTCGACTCTCCCCAGGTCCTGGACCTCACCGACGAGCGGACTTTCATGAAGAAGCCCAGCACCACTTGTCTCAACACCTTCTCCCGGCGCAAGATCCTCGACAAGAACAAAAAAGACAAAGACAAGGTCCAGGATCGGGACAAGGACCCAGACAAGATCAAGGACAAGAACCAGGACAAAGATAAAGACAAAGTCCAGGACAAGGAACGCGTCAACGGCGACGACTCCATGGAAGTCGATCCCCCGTCATTGCCATCGACCCTAGAGTGTCCAAGACTTGCCTCAGTAACGACATTGTCGTCCCTGTCGACGATCTCCAGTTACCTGGACGACAACTGCTACGACCAGAATCAAAATTCGATAATTAAATTCGAGGACGAGGACCGGGACTTGTTCTGCATGGGCCGCACCCTGGGTACTCAAGATCCCTACGGACAGCGAGTCCTGCAGATCGCCTCCATCCTCAGGAACTTGAGTTTCACTCCCGAAAATGCTGCGGTCTTAGGAAAAAATCGATGTTTTTTAAGATTTGTGCTGTTGTGTGTGCGCGCGAGGTGGAGTAATTTGCACCAGCTTGGATTCGACATCCTGGGTAACATTTCCGGTGAAATCGAACTCAAAGAAATCGGTGAGCGGCTCACAGAAGGAATAATCACGTGCATTGTAAGGGGAATCGATTCGACGGATCGATTTGTGGTGATCTCGTGTCTGGAAGTTCTCAATAAAATTAGCCAGCATGACAGCAACGAGGAACTGGTGACGTTTGGTCTAGATGACGAGGTCTTTGAATTGATCTGCCGATTTCTGGCACTGAGTGACATCGCGCTGCTGGTTTACACTCTCGAGTGCTTGTACGCGCTGACGTCACTGGGAGAGAGACCGTGCACTAGCTTAGCGAGGGTACGAGGTGCTATTGACACCCTGGTGGCTTTGGTGACGGTCGAGGCCCAAAGCTACGGGCCCAAGGCCTGCATACTGATGCGGGTTGTGGAAACTGTGAGTACTTTGGCGTCTTCAAGCGCGAGTCAGAGCCAGAGCACGACGAGCACTGCGACGACCACTGCAGTCCAGGCCACTCAGCCTGTGACCACTCCTGCTGTGACCACGACGGTGGCCACTCCGATCCCGGCTCCGGTTGTCAGCCCGGCGACCTCGAGACCCACGACTCCGGCTACGCCTGCGGTTAAAGTTGCGACTAATAAAGCTATCGAGGCTGCTAATTCACTGCAGCAGCAGCATGCGCATCAGCAGATTATCCAGGAGAATGAACAGTTTGCTCTGGGGTGGCTCAGGGCGACCTTTGAACTCGCGCCGGGAGTCAAGATTGAGCAGGAGGAATtgtataaaaagtatttgagtTCTTGTACCAAAATTGGACGACGTGGTGTTATTGCGCCGTTACATTTTCCACGATGTGTGag atccgTATTCGGCGGAACGATCGGCCCGAACCCACTGAAGGGAGAGAACACCAGCACGCAGTACTACGACGGTATCCGGGTCCGCGCGACCCCAGCTCCCATCACATATCCAAGCCAGTCGTCGTCACCCGCTCCAGTGACATCCTCATCAAcaccagcagcagcagcaaagGTGCTACAAATACAACAGCGTACAGTCACTAAAAGTCCTGCACCCGACAGCACGGCCCCCGATACCAACTCATCCAAGACAATTACCACCAACTCCACCGTCCAGCCACCCGCGTCTCCCATTTTAAAGGCCCACTTGTCAGCCCCACCGAAACCGACACCCAACGCGACTATCAACCAACCCCAGATTATTGCAAAGGTTGATTCAAAAAGTCAG GTGTCAGTCACTCATCCCCACCTGAGCCAGGCTTTACTCGCCAGCGGTTCCCAGcctcagcagcagcagcagcagcaaaaCCAACACCAGCCTCAACTTCAACCCCAACTGCAGACTCAGGTTCAGGCTCAGGTTCAGACTCAGGTTCAGACTCAGAGTCAAAGTCAGCAACTGATCCAGGTGGTGACGAAAGACGAACGCGGTACCACGTCaagttcaataataaaaagccTATTGGCTACAAAG GTCGCTCAGAGGCAACAACAGCAAAGATTGCTTCAGCAACAGATGGCGACACCGACTACTTCCACTGCAACAACGCCCTCTACGGTTGTTCTGAAAACTCCTGGGAAACAAAGGGCGAACAAAAAAGTCCAGCGGCTCAATGGAACAAAGATTGTTACTAATAATTGCGAGAAG atGGAAGTCAACGACGAAACCGTGACATCCAGCACCTCAGTGATCGTAGTGTCAACAATGGCCGATAATCATATCACCCAAAAAGTTTGCCGACCTCCGATAACCCCCAAGTTCTTGAATCAAAAAACTTACACCCCGCCCGTGACCGAGGACTCGGATTCCACCAACAATTCGCTGGCATCCAGCAGCGGAATCGGGAGCCGCGACTGTTCCGGTGCCGCCGAAGAGAATTCGATCACCAGCTTCGAAGGTATTTTACAAAACGGCGCCACCGACCTGGACCAGGACAGCAGCTCCAAGGAGTCCAGTGTAAGTTCCCGCGGGAAACAAAATATGATGCTAGCAGATTTACTGGAGCGTAAAGTCGACAAAGAGACTCTGGTCAACGGAGTCCTGAATAGAAActcattagaaaaaataagcggatttgataatcatgttaagaaattaaaagaatCTCCAGATGATATTAAAGACAAGGATGTCAAGATAAAAGTCGAGTGTGAAGAGTCCGGGATGTCAATTAACGACGATACCATGATAGAGGCGCCGCGTATCAAGAGATCCGCCAGCGACGCTGATGAAAATTCTGTTAAGAAGGTCAAGTATTCCAACGGAACCAGCACTTGGCCAGAGACAGACAGCGCCACTGTCGAGTCCACAGTCTCGTCGATAAAGTCTGAGGACGAtgataaagaagaaaaattaactgtTTCATCGACTGCCGCTAACTTGTACGCGGCCCTAGCGGCAGACATCATCGAAGACGAGACAGACCTCGAGGAACCAGTGAAAGAAGAGCCCAGATTTCCTGAACAACTGGTCCAGCAGCAGGTCCACGTCCAGGTTCCTCAGCAGCAGATCCAGCCCCAGCAGCTGATGATCGCAGCGCCCAGACAAATCGTCGTCCAGGCGAACAATCAAGTCCTGGGTAACCTGATCCCCGGGCAGATGAAGACCCGGACCACGCAGCCTCAGGTTCTGTTGCAGCAAAGTGCCGGTGGTCAGCTGCAGTACGTAGTCTCTGGTGGTGTCCCAGGTCAGAATTACGTGCTGGCGCAGTCGCAGACGGCTTTGGTCCAGGGTCAGGCCCAGACGGTTCTCGTTGCGCAGACGACCCAGCAGCAGGGGACTGGTGCCAAGACGATAATTATTCTCCAGCCCCAGGCTGCTCAGGGTGGAGGCCATCAGAAAGTCGTGGCCATGACCCCGCAGGGACAGCAAGTCGTTGTGACCCAGATGCCTCGGCCGATATTACAGAGCTCGGGTATCAGCAACGTCCCGCCTCCTTTAGTACCGACCTCTGCTACGATACAGAACTCGATTATCGTCAACACTTCGATTGTTACGCAGAGTAATCCCAATACTGTCACTGTAACTATTCCTGCCATGACGCAACAGTGTCCTGTTACCAGCAGTCTACCGTCCAGGGTCGTCACTCCCACGCCTGCGTCGACTCCGCCGCCTACTAGACCCACGACCCCCCATCAGGCCGCGGTCACGAACGTCAAACTGAAGAACAAAATAACGACGTCAACTTGCACTGCTAGTGGAAATGAAGACAAACCCTCGACCAGTCAGAGCAACCTGGCGGACAAAGTGGTCATCAAGTTGGACCCCAATTCGTTTCTGTGCGAGTGGAGGGGATGCTTGAAGCAATTCAAGACTGCGCATGAAGTTTATATGCATGGCTGTGAAACTCATTGTCCGACGGATGCTGAGGAAGTCGTTTGTCTATGGGCCAGCTGCGATGGCTTGAAGAGGCGGAGGTTCTCTTTGATGACTCATCTTTATGACAAGCATTGCAATCCGGaa cgCATGGCGTTTttgagaaagaaaaatttagcAGCAAATGGTAAAGCAGAAATATCGACGTCAACAGCAACACCTACGGCGGCAGCATCTGCAGCAGCGACGGCTTCACATCCAGGATACGCGCCCAATGCTGCGCTCCACGCGATAAAACGTCACGCTCTTGAGTTCATAAATCCCAAGGAATTgatg GATGACAATGAGGGTCCAGTTACTAAAAGTATTCGCCTAACGGCAGCTCTAATTCTCAGAAACCTAGTCATATATTCAGCACATGGTCGAAG GCATCTCAGAGCGTACGAGCCGCACCTGGCAGGTGTCGCCCTCTCCAACGTCGAGTCATCTCGAACAATAGCCCAAGTTCTCTACGACATGAATGAACAAAGTAATGGCAGTAATAGGTGa